From Ailuropoda melanoleuca isolate Jingjing chromosome 8, ASM200744v2, whole genome shotgun sequence, a single genomic window includes:
- the ZNF214 gene encoding zinc finger protein 214 isoform X4, producing MAVTFEDVTVIFTWEEWKFLDSSQKKLYREVMWENYTNVMSVGNWKESYKPQEERFRYLEHENCLSWQGWRNASAQIYENRNYVETVQGIESKDLKQQDLSHHQEWLILSTQVPGYGNYELTFEGESPRNLKYTKFIPWQSLETKRTPRDYAREIYVNDSHGFEGSRCHLGISRKNLSVEKEQKLIVQHYVPTAEALPEYTGELCQHDLLKKTMEEEYCGCNKCKEIYYWNSQCVLHKRNQHGEKFYQCSISTACFSQKSDLYRHPRIHLGKKLYGCDEVDGNFGQSLGVHFHQRVCTGEVSYICHVCGKSFGQISSLHNHQRVHTEEKLRTSECNKVLSRNSLLHIHQRLHIGEKPFKCDQCGKSFSRSSVLHVHQRVHTGEKPYKCDECGKGFSQSSNLRIHQLVHTGEKSYKCDDCGKGFTQRSNLQIHQRVHTGEKPYKCDDCGKDFSHSSDLRIHHRVHTGEKPYTCHECGKGFSKSSKLHTHQRVHTGEKPYKCEQCGKGFSQRSHLLIHQRVHTGEKPYTCDDCGKGFSHSSNLHIHQRVHTGEKPYQCTKCGKGFSHSSALRIHQRVHTGDKPHKCHEYYKGFDQNSHLHNNHTQETL from the exons ATGGCAGTAACATTTGAAGATGTGACTGTTATTTTTACCTGGGAGGAGTGGAAATTCCTGGATTCTTCTCAAAAAAAGCTCTACAGAGAGGTCATGTGGGAGAACTACACAAATGTCATGTCAGTAG GAAACTGGAAAGAGAGCTACAAACCCCAAGAAGAAAGATTCAGGTATTTAGAACATGAAAATTGTCTCTCCTGGCAAGGCTGGAGGAATGCCAGCGCTCAGATATATGAGAATAGAAACTATGTGGAAACTGTCCAAGGAATAGAATCCAAAGACCTAAAGCAACAAGATCTTTCCCACCATCAAGAATGGTTAATACTCTCCACCCAAGTACCAGGGTATGGGAACTACGAACTGACTTTTGAAGGCGAAAGTCCCAGGaacttaaaatatacaaagtttATACCTTGGCAGTCCTTAGAAACAAAACGTACCCCTCGAGACTATGCTAGAGAAATCTATGTGAATGATTCACATGGTTTTGAAGGAAGCAGATGCCACCTTGGCATATCTAGGAAAAATCTCTCTGTGGAAAAAGAACAGAAGCTCATAGTTCAGCATTATGTCCCAACAGCAGAAGCCCTTCCGGAGTACACTGGGGAGCTATGTCAACATGACCTACTGAAAAAAACTATGGAAGAGGAATACTGTGGAtgtaataaatgtaaagaaatttaTTATTGGAACTCACAGTGTGTTCTCCACAAGAGAAATCAACATGGAGAAAAGTTCTATCAATGCTCTATCAGCACAGCATGCTTCTCTCAGAAATCAGACCTATACAGACATCCAAGAATTCACCTAGGGAAGAAGCTGTATGGATGTGATGAAGTTGATGGTAACTTCGGTCAAAGCTTAGGTGTTCACTTTCATCAAAGAGTCTGCACAGGGGAAGTTTCTTATATATGCCACGTGTGTGGTAAGAGCTTCGGTCAGATCTCTAGTCTTCACAATCATCAAAGAGTCCATACAGAAGAGAAACTCCGTACATCTGAGTGTAATAAGGTCCTCAGTAGAAATTCATTACTTCACATTCACCAGAGACTTCACATAGGAGAGAAGCCTTTTAAGTGCGATCAGTGTGGTAAGAGTTTTAGTCGGAGTTCAGTACTTCACGTTCATCAGAGAGTCCACACCGGAGAGAAACCGTACAAGTGTGATGAATGTGGCAAGGGCTTCAGTCAGAGCTCAAATCTTCGAATTCACCAGTTAGTTCACACGGGAGAGAAGTCCTATAAATGTGATGACTGTGGTAAGGGCTTTACCCAGCGCTCAAACCTCCAAATTCATCAGAGAGTACATACAGGAGAGAAGCCTTATAAATGCGACGACTGTGGGAAGGACTTCAGTCACAGCTCTGATCTTCGTATTCATCACAGGGTCcatactggggagaaaccctatACTTGTCATGAATGTGGGAAGGGCTTCAGCAAGAGTTCGAAGCTTCATACTCATCAAAGAGtacatactggagagaaaccctataaatgcGAACAGTGTGGTAAGGGATTCAGTCAGCGTTCACATCTTCTCATTCATCAGAGAGTCCACACGGGAGAAAAACCCTATACATGTGATGACTGTGGAAAGGGCTTCAGTCACAGCTCTAACCTCCACATTCATCAGAGGgtccacacaggagagaagcctTACCAATGTACCAAGTGTGGCAAGGGTTTCAGTCATAGCTCAGCTCTTCGAATTCATCAAAGAGTCCACACAGGAGATAAACCTCATAAATGCCATGAATATTATAAGGGATTTGACCAGAATTCACATCTTCACAATAATCACACACAAGAAAccttataa
- the ZNF214 gene encoding zinc finger protein 214 isoform X1, which translates to MGNVVSLGIARHAQSFIPFFSLSSDSSKLHPSPKEEHKRGRNVHYFPHSLIPDLFFLENLIFDQMAVTFEDVTVIFTWEEWKFLDSSQKKLYREVMWENYTNVMSVGNWKESYKPQEERFRYLEHENCLSWQGWRNASAQIYENRNYVETVQGIESKDLKQQDLSHHQEWLILSTQVPGYGNYELTFEGESPRNLKYTKFIPWQSLETKRTPRDYAREIYVNDSHGFEGSRCHLGISRKNLSVEKEQKLIVQHYVPTAEALPEYTGELCQHDLLKKTMEEEYCGCNKCKEIYYWNSQCVLHKRNQHGEKFYQCSISTACFSQKSDLYRHPRIHLGKKLYGCDEVDGNFGQSLGVHFHQRVCTGEVSYICHVCGKSFGQISSLHNHQRVHTEEKLRTSECNKVLSRNSLLHIHQRLHIGEKPFKCDQCGKSFSRSSVLHVHQRVHTGEKPYKCDECGKGFSQSSNLRIHQLVHTGEKSYKCDDCGKGFTQRSNLQIHQRVHTGEKPYKCDDCGKDFSHSSDLRIHHRVHTGEKPYTCHECGKGFSKSSKLHTHQRVHTGEKPYKCEQCGKGFSQRSHLLIHQRVHTGEKPYTCDDCGKGFSHSSNLHIHQRVHTGEKPYQCTKCGKGFSHSSALRIHQRVHTGDKPHKCHEYYKGFDQNSHLHNNHTQETL; encoded by the exons ATCTCTTCTTTCTGGAAAACCTGATCTTCGACCAGATGGCAGTAACATTTGAAGATGTGACTGTTATTTTTACCTGGGAGGAGTGGAAATTCCTGGATTCTTCTCAAAAAAAGCTCTACAGAGAGGTCATGTGGGAGAACTACACAAATGTCATGTCAGTAG GAAACTGGAAAGAGAGCTACAAACCCCAAGAAGAAAGATTCAGGTATTTAGAACATGAAAATTGTCTCTCCTGGCAAGGCTGGAGGAATGCCAGCGCTCAGATATATGAGAATAGAAACTATGTGGAAACTGTCCAAGGAATAGAATCCAAAGACCTAAAGCAACAAGATCTTTCCCACCATCAAGAATGGTTAATACTCTCCACCCAAGTACCAGGGTATGGGAACTACGAACTGACTTTTGAAGGCGAAAGTCCCAGGaacttaaaatatacaaagtttATACCTTGGCAGTCCTTAGAAACAAAACGTACCCCTCGAGACTATGCTAGAGAAATCTATGTGAATGATTCACATGGTTTTGAAGGAAGCAGATGCCACCTTGGCATATCTAGGAAAAATCTCTCTGTGGAAAAAGAACAGAAGCTCATAGTTCAGCATTATGTCCCAACAGCAGAAGCCCTTCCGGAGTACACTGGGGAGCTATGTCAACATGACCTACTGAAAAAAACTATGGAAGAGGAATACTGTGGAtgtaataaatgtaaagaaatttaTTATTGGAACTCACAGTGTGTTCTCCACAAGAGAAATCAACATGGAGAAAAGTTCTATCAATGCTCTATCAGCACAGCATGCTTCTCTCAGAAATCAGACCTATACAGACATCCAAGAATTCACCTAGGGAAGAAGCTGTATGGATGTGATGAAGTTGATGGTAACTTCGGTCAAAGCTTAGGTGTTCACTTTCATCAAAGAGTCTGCACAGGGGAAGTTTCTTATATATGCCACGTGTGTGGTAAGAGCTTCGGTCAGATCTCTAGTCTTCACAATCATCAAAGAGTCCATACAGAAGAGAAACTCCGTACATCTGAGTGTAATAAGGTCCTCAGTAGAAATTCATTACTTCACATTCACCAGAGACTTCACATAGGAGAGAAGCCTTTTAAGTGCGATCAGTGTGGTAAGAGTTTTAGTCGGAGTTCAGTACTTCACGTTCATCAGAGAGTCCACACCGGAGAGAAACCGTACAAGTGTGATGAATGTGGCAAGGGCTTCAGTCAGAGCTCAAATCTTCGAATTCACCAGTTAGTTCACACGGGAGAGAAGTCCTATAAATGTGATGACTGTGGTAAGGGCTTTACCCAGCGCTCAAACCTCCAAATTCATCAGAGAGTACATACAGGAGAGAAGCCTTATAAATGCGACGACTGTGGGAAGGACTTCAGTCACAGCTCTGATCTTCGTATTCATCACAGGGTCcatactggggagaaaccctatACTTGTCATGAATGTGGGAAGGGCTTCAGCAAGAGTTCGAAGCTTCATACTCATCAAAGAGtacatactggagagaaaccctataaatgcGAACAGTGTGGTAAGGGATTCAGTCAGCGTTCACATCTTCTCATTCATCAGAGAGTCCACACGGGAGAAAAACCCTATACATGTGATGACTGTGGAAAGGGCTTCAGTCACAGCTCTAACCTCCACATTCATCAGAGGgtccacacaggagagaagcctTACCAATGTACCAAGTGTGGCAAGGGTTTCAGTCATAGCTCAGCTCTTCGAATTCATCAAAGAGTCCACACAGGAGATAAACCTCATAAATGCCATGAATATTATAAGGGATTTGACCAGAATTCACATCTTCACAATAATCACACACAAGAAAccttataa
- the ZNF214 gene encoding zinc finger protein 214 isoform X2: protein MPPFYSSDSSKLHPSPKEEHKRGRNVHYFPHSLIPDLFFLENLIFDQMAVTFEDVTVIFTWEEWKFLDSSQKKLYREVMWENYTNVMSVGNWKESYKPQEERFRYLEHENCLSWQGWRNASAQIYENRNYVETVQGIESKDLKQQDLSHHQEWLILSTQVPGYGNYELTFEGESPRNLKYTKFIPWQSLETKRTPRDYAREIYVNDSHGFEGSRCHLGISRKNLSVEKEQKLIVQHYVPTAEALPEYTGELCQHDLLKKTMEEEYCGCNKCKEIYYWNSQCVLHKRNQHGEKFYQCSISTACFSQKSDLYRHPRIHLGKKLYGCDEVDGNFGQSLGVHFHQRVCTGEVSYICHVCGKSFGQISSLHNHQRVHTEEKLRTSECNKVLSRNSLLHIHQRLHIGEKPFKCDQCGKSFSRSSVLHVHQRVHTGEKPYKCDECGKGFSQSSNLRIHQLVHTGEKSYKCDDCGKGFTQRSNLQIHQRVHTGEKPYKCDDCGKDFSHSSDLRIHHRVHTGEKPYTCHECGKGFSKSSKLHTHQRVHTGEKPYKCEQCGKGFSQRSHLLIHQRVHTGEKPYTCDDCGKGFSHSSNLHIHQRVHTGEKPYQCTKCGKGFSHSSALRIHQRVHTGDKPHKCHEYYKGFDQNSHLHNNHTQETL from the exons ATCTCTTCTTTCTGGAAAACCTGATCTTCGACCAGATGGCAGTAACATTTGAAGATGTGACTGTTATTTTTACCTGGGAGGAGTGGAAATTCCTGGATTCTTCTCAAAAAAAGCTCTACAGAGAGGTCATGTGGGAGAACTACACAAATGTCATGTCAGTAG GAAACTGGAAAGAGAGCTACAAACCCCAAGAAGAAAGATTCAGGTATTTAGAACATGAAAATTGTCTCTCCTGGCAAGGCTGGAGGAATGCCAGCGCTCAGATATATGAGAATAGAAACTATGTGGAAACTGTCCAAGGAATAGAATCCAAAGACCTAAAGCAACAAGATCTTTCCCACCATCAAGAATGGTTAATACTCTCCACCCAAGTACCAGGGTATGGGAACTACGAACTGACTTTTGAAGGCGAAAGTCCCAGGaacttaaaatatacaaagtttATACCTTGGCAGTCCTTAGAAACAAAACGTACCCCTCGAGACTATGCTAGAGAAATCTATGTGAATGATTCACATGGTTTTGAAGGAAGCAGATGCCACCTTGGCATATCTAGGAAAAATCTCTCTGTGGAAAAAGAACAGAAGCTCATAGTTCAGCATTATGTCCCAACAGCAGAAGCCCTTCCGGAGTACACTGGGGAGCTATGTCAACATGACCTACTGAAAAAAACTATGGAAGAGGAATACTGTGGAtgtaataaatgtaaagaaatttaTTATTGGAACTCACAGTGTGTTCTCCACAAGAGAAATCAACATGGAGAAAAGTTCTATCAATGCTCTATCAGCACAGCATGCTTCTCTCAGAAATCAGACCTATACAGACATCCAAGAATTCACCTAGGGAAGAAGCTGTATGGATGTGATGAAGTTGATGGTAACTTCGGTCAAAGCTTAGGTGTTCACTTTCATCAAAGAGTCTGCACAGGGGAAGTTTCTTATATATGCCACGTGTGTGGTAAGAGCTTCGGTCAGATCTCTAGTCTTCACAATCATCAAAGAGTCCATACAGAAGAGAAACTCCGTACATCTGAGTGTAATAAGGTCCTCAGTAGAAATTCATTACTTCACATTCACCAGAGACTTCACATAGGAGAGAAGCCTTTTAAGTGCGATCAGTGTGGTAAGAGTTTTAGTCGGAGTTCAGTACTTCACGTTCATCAGAGAGTCCACACCGGAGAGAAACCGTACAAGTGTGATGAATGTGGCAAGGGCTTCAGTCAGAGCTCAAATCTTCGAATTCACCAGTTAGTTCACACGGGAGAGAAGTCCTATAAATGTGATGACTGTGGTAAGGGCTTTACCCAGCGCTCAAACCTCCAAATTCATCAGAGAGTACATACAGGAGAGAAGCCTTATAAATGCGACGACTGTGGGAAGGACTTCAGTCACAGCTCTGATCTTCGTATTCATCACAGGGTCcatactggggagaaaccctatACTTGTCATGAATGTGGGAAGGGCTTCAGCAAGAGTTCGAAGCTTCATACTCATCAAAGAGtacatactggagagaaaccctataaatgcGAACAGTGTGGTAAGGGATTCAGTCAGCGTTCACATCTTCTCATTCATCAGAGAGTCCACACGGGAGAAAAACCCTATACATGTGATGACTGTGGAAAGGGCTTCAGTCACAGCTCTAACCTCCACATTCATCAGAGGgtccacacaggagagaagcctTACCAATGTACCAAGTGTGGCAAGGGTTTCAGTCATAGCTCAGCTCTTCGAATTCATCAAAGAGTCCACACAGGAGATAAACCTCATAAATGCCATGAATATTATAAGGGATTTGACCAGAATTCACATCTTCACAATAATCACACACAAGAAAccttataa
- the ZNF214 gene encoding zinc finger protein 214 isoform X3 — protein sequence MILKMGALKNSQPRLEQEDEHFQNKKDLFFLENLIFDQMAVTFEDVTVIFTWEEWKFLDSSQKKLYREVMWENYTNVMSVGNWKESYKPQEERFRYLEHENCLSWQGWRNASAQIYENRNYVETVQGIESKDLKQQDLSHHQEWLILSTQVPGYGNYELTFEGESPRNLKYTKFIPWQSLETKRTPRDYAREIYVNDSHGFEGSRCHLGISRKNLSVEKEQKLIVQHYVPTAEALPEYTGELCQHDLLKKTMEEEYCGCNKCKEIYYWNSQCVLHKRNQHGEKFYQCSISTACFSQKSDLYRHPRIHLGKKLYGCDEVDGNFGQSLGVHFHQRVCTGEVSYICHVCGKSFGQISSLHNHQRVHTEEKLRTSECNKVLSRNSLLHIHQRLHIGEKPFKCDQCGKSFSRSSVLHVHQRVHTGEKPYKCDECGKGFSQSSNLRIHQLVHTGEKSYKCDDCGKGFTQRSNLQIHQRVHTGEKPYKCDDCGKDFSHSSDLRIHHRVHTGEKPYTCHECGKGFSKSSKLHTHQRVHTGEKPYKCEQCGKGFSQRSHLLIHQRVHTGEKPYTCDDCGKGFSHSSNLHIHQRVHTGEKPYQCTKCGKGFSHSSALRIHQRVHTGDKPHKCHEYYKGFDQNSHLHNNHTQETL from the exons atGATCTTGAAAATGGGAGCACTAAAGAACAGCCAGCCCAGACTGGAGCAAGAAGATGAACATTTCCAGAATAAAAAGG ATCTCTTCTTTCTGGAAAACCTGATCTTCGACCAGATGGCAGTAACATTTGAAGATGTGACTGTTATTTTTACCTGGGAGGAGTGGAAATTCCTGGATTCTTCTCAAAAAAAGCTCTACAGAGAGGTCATGTGGGAGAACTACACAAATGTCATGTCAGTAG GAAACTGGAAAGAGAGCTACAAACCCCAAGAAGAAAGATTCAGGTATTTAGAACATGAAAATTGTCTCTCCTGGCAAGGCTGGAGGAATGCCAGCGCTCAGATATATGAGAATAGAAACTATGTGGAAACTGTCCAAGGAATAGAATCCAAAGACCTAAAGCAACAAGATCTTTCCCACCATCAAGAATGGTTAATACTCTCCACCCAAGTACCAGGGTATGGGAACTACGAACTGACTTTTGAAGGCGAAAGTCCCAGGaacttaaaatatacaaagtttATACCTTGGCAGTCCTTAGAAACAAAACGTACCCCTCGAGACTATGCTAGAGAAATCTATGTGAATGATTCACATGGTTTTGAAGGAAGCAGATGCCACCTTGGCATATCTAGGAAAAATCTCTCTGTGGAAAAAGAACAGAAGCTCATAGTTCAGCATTATGTCCCAACAGCAGAAGCCCTTCCGGAGTACACTGGGGAGCTATGTCAACATGACCTACTGAAAAAAACTATGGAAGAGGAATACTGTGGAtgtaataaatgtaaagaaatttaTTATTGGAACTCACAGTGTGTTCTCCACAAGAGAAATCAACATGGAGAAAAGTTCTATCAATGCTCTATCAGCACAGCATGCTTCTCTCAGAAATCAGACCTATACAGACATCCAAGAATTCACCTAGGGAAGAAGCTGTATGGATGTGATGAAGTTGATGGTAACTTCGGTCAAAGCTTAGGTGTTCACTTTCATCAAAGAGTCTGCACAGGGGAAGTTTCTTATATATGCCACGTGTGTGGTAAGAGCTTCGGTCAGATCTCTAGTCTTCACAATCATCAAAGAGTCCATACAGAAGAGAAACTCCGTACATCTGAGTGTAATAAGGTCCTCAGTAGAAATTCATTACTTCACATTCACCAGAGACTTCACATAGGAGAGAAGCCTTTTAAGTGCGATCAGTGTGGTAAGAGTTTTAGTCGGAGTTCAGTACTTCACGTTCATCAGAGAGTCCACACCGGAGAGAAACCGTACAAGTGTGATGAATGTGGCAAGGGCTTCAGTCAGAGCTCAAATCTTCGAATTCACCAGTTAGTTCACACGGGAGAGAAGTCCTATAAATGTGATGACTGTGGTAAGGGCTTTACCCAGCGCTCAAACCTCCAAATTCATCAGAGAGTACATACAGGAGAGAAGCCTTATAAATGCGACGACTGTGGGAAGGACTTCAGTCACAGCTCTGATCTTCGTATTCATCACAGGGTCcatactggggagaaaccctatACTTGTCATGAATGTGGGAAGGGCTTCAGCAAGAGTTCGAAGCTTCATACTCATCAAAGAGtacatactggagagaaaccctataaatgcGAACAGTGTGGTAAGGGATTCAGTCAGCGTTCACATCTTCTCATTCATCAGAGAGTCCACACGGGAGAAAAACCCTATACATGTGATGACTGTGGAAAGGGCTTCAGTCACAGCTCTAACCTCCACATTCATCAGAGGgtccacacaggagagaagcctTACCAATGTACCAAGTGTGGCAAGGGTTTCAGTCATAGCTCAGCTCTTCGAATTCATCAAAGAGTCCACACAGGAGATAAACCTCATAAATGCCATGAATATTATAAGGGATTTGACCAGAATTCACATCTTCACAATAATCACACACAAGAAAccttataa